One genomic window of Tenacibaculum tangerinum includes the following:
- the gltB gene encoding glutamate synthase large subunit: protein MKNQGLYLSEFERDNCGAGFICNLNGEKSNTIIHNALEILVKLEHRGAVSSDGRTGDGAGILIDIPHEFFKRVCSFTIPAPKEYAVGMVFLPKSSNQSNYCISVLEEEIRKQGLRVIGWRNVPVDTSFIGKIAAKTEPKTKQIFVDKNDLELTDLQFNAKLFAARKIAEHIIAQSKLSQADYFYLPSFSTTTLIYKGLLIPEDIGRYYKDLKEKDVVTRLALVHQRFSTNTFPAWSLAQPFRYMCHNGEINTLRGNVSRMRAREELMKSDLFGEDIQKLFPIVRDGKSDSASMDLVVELLLMTGRSLPEVMMMMVPEAWEKHQTMSDDKKAFYEYNSCIMEPWDGPASIPFTDGNYIGALLDRNGLRPSRYTVTKDGFVIMSSEIGVVEVAPENVERHGRLEPGRMFLVDMNAGRIIEDEELKSEIVSKKPYKDWISEHTLPLADVPYTNNMCPIEPTKYKTRLRVFGYTLEEINSVIIPMATNAKEAIGSMGTDTPLAVLSNKPQLLYNYFKQLFAQVTNPPLDGIREELITDISLAIGGDRNIFDIIPEQAKKLRIQNPVISNDDLDKIKNIEHPDFKAVSIPILYPISNGVNGLEKALDDLLVTVEKAVFEGTNIIILSDRNVDKEHAPIPALLACSYVHHALNDKQKRSKFGIVVETAEAREPHHFATLFGYGASAINPYLVNEIIREQVKTNVIKDLDEETAVQNFNKAIGKGLLKIMNKIGISTLHSYRASQIFEALGLKKTFVNKYFPYTPSRIEGIGLVVLEKDIQTRFDKAFELENYTSVLDLEIGGDYRWRRNGEKHMFNPTTVAKLQQAVRSKSSESYQTYADKINKQSEDLMTLRGLFEFNNLDPISIDEVEPWTEIVKRFKTGAMSYGSISEEAHENLAIAMNRIGGKSNSGEGGENKIRFTKEANGDWKNSAIKQVASGRFGVSSNYLTNAKEIQIKMAQGAKPGEGGQLPGEKVLPWIAEVRNSTPYVGLISPPPHHDIYSIEDLAQLIFDLKNANREARINVKLVSKVGVGTIAAGVAKAKADVILISGYDGGTGASPLTSLKHTGLPWELGLAEAQQTLVLNGLRNRVALEVDGQLKTGRDVAVAALLGAEEFGFATAPLVASGCIMMRACHLNTCPVGIATQNPELRKNFKGTPEHVINFMYFVAEELRQIMAQLGFRTLNEMIGQSHKLNTKKAVHHYKAKGVDLSAILYKPQQEQKTIQYNTEKQNHNLDNVLDFKILNDAKSAIINSKETNLEYPIQNTDRAVGAILSNEISKKYGEDGLPENTLNITFKGSAGQSFGAFSTKGLTLTIEGETNDYLGKGLSGATLIVKKPASATFDASKNIITGNVSFYGGIKGKAFINGIAGERFAVRNSGVTAVVEGVGDHGCEYMTGGKIIILGKTGRNFAAGMSGGIAYVFDEDKEFANNLCNKEMVDLDPLNDEDFFDLKTHIEVHYNYTNSELAKKQLDNWEAVKKKFVKVFPKDYKKALKRLAEEKIVLKKITA from the coding sequence ATGAAAAATCAAGGATTATATCTAAGTGAATTTGAAAGAGATAACTGTGGCGCTGGATTTATTTGTAATTTAAACGGAGAAAAATCCAATACAATTATTCATAATGCGCTCGAAATTCTAGTAAAATTAGAACATAGAGGAGCTGTTAGTTCCGATGGACGAACTGGTGATGGTGCTGGTATTTTGATTGATATTCCGCACGAATTCTTTAAACGAGTTTGCTCGTTTACAATTCCAGCTCCTAAAGAATATGCCGTAGGAATGGTTTTCCTTCCCAAAAGCTCGAATCAATCGAATTACTGTATTTCGGTTCTTGAAGAAGAAATACGTAAACAAGGATTGAGAGTTATAGGCTGGAGAAATGTTCCTGTTGATACCTCTTTTATAGGAAAAATAGCTGCTAAAACAGAACCCAAAACCAAACAAATTTTTGTTGATAAGAACGATTTAGAACTTACCGATTTACAATTTAATGCCAAACTATTTGCAGCTAGAAAAATAGCCGAGCATATTATTGCCCAATCAAAACTTTCTCAAGCAGACTACTTCTACTTACCTAGTTTTTCAACAACAACCTTAATTTATAAAGGTCTTTTAATTCCTGAAGATATTGGCAGGTATTATAAAGATTTAAAAGAAAAAGATGTGGTTACAAGGTTAGCATTGGTGCATCAACGTTTCTCTACCAACACCTTTCCTGCGTGGAGCTTGGCACAACCCTTTCGCTACATGTGCCACAATGGAGAAATCAATACATTAAGAGGAAACGTAAGTAGAATGAGAGCCCGAGAAGAATTGATGAAGAGTGATTTATTTGGCGAAGACATTCAAAAACTATTTCCTATTGTAAGAGACGGAAAATCTGATTCCGCTTCCATGGATTTAGTAGTAGAGCTTTTATTAATGACAGGGAGATCACTTCCAGAAGTAATGATGATGATGGTTCCTGAGGCTTGGGAGAAACACCAAACCATGTCTGATGATAAAAAAGCGTTCTATGAATACAACTCGTGTATTATGGAGCCTTGGGACGGACCTGCTTCTATTCCTTTTACTGATGGTAATTACATTGGTGCGTTGTTAGACAGAAACGGATTAAGACCTTCTCGATATACCGTAACCAAAGATGGTTTTGTAATTATGTCTTCTGAAATTGGAGTCGTTGAAGTCGCCCCAGAAAACGTAGAAAGACACGGAAGATTAGAGCCAGGTAGAATGTTTTTGGTGGATATGAATGCAGGAAGAATTATTGAAGATGAAGAACTTAAATCTGAAATTGTTTCTAAAAAACCCTATAAAGATTGGATTTCCGAACACACCCTTCCGCTGGCAGATGTGCCCTATACCAATAATATGTGTCCGATCGAGCCTACCAAGTATAAAACTAGGCTACGTGTTTTTGGATATACACTAGAAGAAATTAACTCGGTAATTATTCCTATGGCAACAAACGCAAAAGAAGCCATTGGTTCGATGGGTACCGATACTCCCTTAGCCGTTTTATCTAACAAACCACAGCTCTTGTACAATTACTTTAAGCAATTATTTGCCCAAGTAACCAACCCTCCATTAGACGGAATTAGAGAAGAATTAATTACAGATATTAGTCTTGCTATTGGGGGTGACCGAAATATTTTTGATATCATTCCAGAGCAAGCCAAAAAATTAAGAATACAAAACCCTGTTATTTCAAATGACGATTTAGACAAAATCAAAAACATAGAGCATCCCGATTTTAAAGCAGTTTCCATACCCATACTATACCCAATTAGCAATGGTGTTAACGGATTAGAAAAAGCCTTAGACGATTTACTAGTTACCGTAGAAAAAGCAGTATTTGAAGGAACCAATATTATTATTCTTTCCGATAGAAATGTTGACAAGGAGCATGCTCCGATTCCTGCGCTACTAGCCTGTTCATACGTGCACCATGCCTTGAACGACAAACAAAAACGTTCAAAATTCGGAATTGTTGTTGAAACTGCCGAAGCCAGAGAACCACATCATTTTGCCACACTATTTGGTTACGGAGCAAGTGCTATTAACCCCTACCTCGTTAATGAAATTATTAGAGAACAAGTAAAAACCAACGTAATTAAAGATTTAGACGAAGAAACAGCGGTACAAAACTTTAATAAAGCCATTGGCAAAGGGTTGCTAAAAATTATGAATAAAATCGGAATCTCTACCCTACATTCTTATAGAGCTTCCCAAATATTTGAAGCCTTAGGCTTGAAAAAAACATTTGTTAACAAATATTTCCCCTATACACCATCAAGAATTGAAGGAATTGGACTGGTGGTTCTTGAAAAAGATATTCAAACCAGATTTGATAAAGCATTCGAACTCGAAAACTATACATCTGTTCTCGATTTAGAAATCGGAGGAGACTACCGATGGAGAAGAAATGGAGAAAAACACATGTTTAATCCAACTACCGTAGCAAAACTACAACAAGCCGTTCGTAGTAAAAGTTCAGAAAGTTATCAAACCTATGCCGACAAAATCAATAAGCAAAGTGAAGACTTAATGACTTTAAGAGGTTTGTTTGAGTTTAACAACCTCGATCCTATTTCAATAGATGAAGTAGAACCTTGGACAGAAATCGTAAAACGATTTAAAACAGGGGCAATGTCTTACGGCTCTATCAGTGAAGAAGCACACGAAAATCTTGCTATTGCCATGAACAGAATTGGAGGAAAAAGTAATTCTGGAGAAGGTGGTGAAAACAAAATAAGATTTACAAAAGAAGCCAATGGCGACTGGAAAAACAGTGCTATTAAACAAGTAGCTTCTGGACGATTTGGCGTTTCGAGCAACTATTTAACCAACGCCAAAGAAATTCAAATAAAAATGGCACAAGGAGCAAAACCTGGTGAAGGAGGACAACTTCCAGGTGAAAAAGTACTTCCTTGGATTGCTGAAGTAAGAAACTCAACACCTTATGTCGGACTCATTTCTCCGCCACCACATCACGATATTTATTCTATTGAAGATTTAGCACAGCTAATTTTCGACCTTAAAAATGCGAATAGAGAAGCACGTATCAATGTAAAACTAGTATCAAAAGTTGGAGTAGGTACCATAGCCGCAGGAGTTGCCAAAGCCAAAGCCGATGTTATTTTAATTTCAGGGTATGATGGCGGTACAGGAGCTTCTCCCCTAACCTCTTTAAAGCATACGGGTTTACCTTGGGAATTAGGTTTAGCTGAAGCACAACAAACATTGGTTTTAAACGGATTGAGAAACCGAGTAGCATTAGAGGTTGATGGACAATTAAAAACAGGTAGAGATGTAGCTGTAGCAGCCCTATTGGGTGCCGAAGAGTTTGGTTTTGCCACCGCTCCGTTAGTCGCATCTGGATGTATTATGATGAGAGCCTGTCACTTAAACACCTGTCCTGTAGGAATTGCAACGCAAAATCCTGAGTTACGTAAAAACTTTAAAGGAACTCCTGAGCATGTTATCAATTTTATGTACTTCGTTGCCGAAGAACTACGACAAATCATGGCGCAGTTAGGATTCAGAACACTCAATGAAATGATTGGTCAAAGTCATAAGCTAAATACCAAAAAAGCCGTTCATCATTACAAAGCCAAAGGAGTCGACCTTTCTGCAATCTTATATAAGCCGCAGCAAGAACAAAAAACAATTCAATATAACACAGAAAAACAAAATCACAATCTAGACAATGTACTAGACTTTAAAATTTTAAACGATGCAAAATCAGCAATTATCAACTCAAAAGAAACAAATCTCGAATACCCAATTCAGAACACAGATAGGGCTGTTGGTGCTATTTTAAGTAACGAGATTTCAAAAAAATATGGTGAAGATGGACTTCCAGAAAACACCCTAAACATTACCTTTAAAGGATCTGCAGGACAAAGTTTTGGCGCTTTTTCAACAAAAGGACTTACCCTTACCATAGAAGGAGAAACCAATGATTATCTAGGTAAAGGACTTTCAGGAGCTACCCTTATCGTTAAAAAACCTGCATCAGCAACTTTCGATGCCTCTAAAAATATCATTACCGGAAACGTTAGTTTTTACGGAGGAATCAAAGGAAAAGCTTTTATTAACGGAATAGCTGGTGAACGTTTTGCTGTAAGAAACTCCGGAGTCACCGCAGTTGTTGAAGGTGTTGGAGACCATGGATGTGAATATATGACAGGAGGTAAAATAATTATTTTAGGAAAAACAGGAAGAAATTTTGCTGCGGGTATGAGTGGTGGAATTGCTTATGTATTTGATGAAGATAAAGAATTTGCAAACAATTTGTGTAATAAAGAAATGGTTGATCTTGACCCTTTAAATGATGAAGACTTCTTTGACCTTAAAACACACATAGAGGTGCACTACAATTACACCAATAGCGAGCTAGCAAAAAAACAACTTGACAATTGGGAAGCAGTTAAAAAGAAATTTGTAAAAGTATTTCCAAAAGATTACAAAAAAGCGTTGAAAAGGCTAGCAGAAGAAAAAATAGTATTAAAAAAAATCACAGCATAA
- a CDS encoding glutamate synthase subunit beta, which produces MGKIGGFIDIERQDESNIAAKERIKDYKEFTITLEEAEIKKQGARCMDCGIPFCHSGCPLGNLIPDFNDMVYKGEWQKASEILHSTNNFPEFTGRLCPAPCEKSCVLGIISNPVSIENIEKNIVERAFANGWIQPNPPKTRTGKTVAIIGSGPAGLAAAQQLNRAGHNVTVFERDDELGGLLRYGIPNFKLEKQLIDRRVKILEKEGIIFKTNVNVGVNYDIKNLDYFDAILLCGGATQRRSIPVKGIDAKGVHQAMDFLTQQTKALFNKEIEGEAISAKDKNVIVIGGGDTGSDCVGTSNRQGAKSVTNFEIMPKPPLHRSPETPWPYWPLQLKTSTSHEEGCDRNWLINTKEFITDSEGNLTALKTVEVAWEIVPGKRPKLLEKPNTEKIWPCDLALLALGFTGPETTLSDQLGITLDDRSNYKATHFQTNVPHIFTAGDMRRGQSLIVWAISEGREAAVSIDKYLTSTSFLATKGDGDLPSI; this is translated from the coding sequence ATGGGTAAAATAGGAGGATTTATAGATATAGAGAGACAAGACGAATCAAATATCGCAGCAAAAGAAAGAATAAAAGACTACAAGGAATTTACCATTACCTTAGAAGAAGCTGAAATAAAAAAACAAGGAGCTAGATGTATGGATTGTGGAATTCCGTTTTGCCACAGCGGTTGCCCTTTAGGAAATTTGATACCCGATTTTAACGATATGGTATACAAAGGAGAATGGCAAAAAGCTTCAGAAATTTTACATTCTACAAACAATTTTCCTGAATTTACAGGAAGACTATGCCCCGCTCCATGTGAAAAATCATGTGTCTTAGGTATTATTAGCAACCCAGTTTCAATCGAAAATATAGAAAAAAATATTGTTGAACGAGCTTTTGCTAATGGATGGATTCAACCAAACCCACCAAAAACAAGAACAGGAAAAACAGTTGCCATTATAGGCTCTGGACCCGCAGGATTGGCAGCAGCACAACAGCTAAACAGAGCAGGTCATAACGTAACAGTATTCGAACGAGATGATGAACTTGGTGGTTTATTACGATACGGAATTCCAAACTTTAAACTAGAAAAACAGCTTATTGACAGACGTGTAAAAATCTTGGAAAAAGAAGGCATTATTTTTAAAACAAATGTAAATGTTGGCGTAAACTACGATATTAAAAACCTCGATTACTTCGATGCTATATTGCTCTGCGGCGGAGCTACCCAAAGAAGAAGTATTCCTGTGAAAGGAATCGATGCAAAAGGGGTTCATCAAGCAATGGATTTCTTAACACAACAAACAAAAGCACTTTTCAATAAAGAAATAGAAGGAGAAGCTATTTCTGCCAAAGATAAAAATGTAATCGTTATTGGTGGTGGAGATACAGGTTCCGATTGTGTTGGAACTTCTAACAGACAAGGAGCTAAATCAGTTACCAATTTTGAAATTATGCCAAAACCTCCTTTACACAGAAGTCCTGAAACTCCCTGGCCTTATTGGCCCTTGCAACTCAAAACAAGTACCTCTCACGAGGAAGGATGCGACAGAAATTGGTTAATCAATACCAAAGAATTTATTACCGATAGTGAAGGGAACTTAACAGCCCTGAAAACTGTTGAAGTAGCATGGGAAATCGTACCAGGTAAGCGACCAAAACTTCTCGAAAAACCAAATACCGAAAAAATATGGCCTTGCGATTTAGCACTTTTAGCACTAGGTTTTACAGGTCCTGAAACTACTTTAAGCGATCAATTAGGAATAACACTAGACGACAGAAGCAACTATAAAGCAACTCATTTTCAAACAAACGTGCCCCACATATTCACAGCAGGAGATATGAGAAGAGGACAATCTCTAATCGTTTGGGCAATTTCTGAAGGTAGAGAAGCTGCTGTAAGTATTGACAAATACTTAACAAGTACTAGCTTTTTAGCCACTAAAGGCGACGGCGATTTACCCAGTATATAA